A region from the Lycium barbarum isolate Lr01 chromosome 8, ASM1917538v2, whole genome shotgun sequence genome encodes:
- the LOC132605336 gene encoding transcription factor MYB114-like, with protein sequence MNTPTCMQLGVRKGAWTEEEDFLLRKCIQKYGEGKWHLVPVRSGLNRCRKSCRLRWLNYLRPNIKRGDFSSDEVDLILRLHKLLGNRWSLIAGRLPGRTANDVKNCWNTRLLRKLNIAPQKQERKCKTIHENAIIKPQPRKLSTTKKLNFSWCNNKSIGNEEASTDNDIQWWANIMENCNEIEEEAATKRTPSLLQEGQSDGWDEFPVDDIWNLLN encoded by the exons ATGAATACTCCTACTTGTATGCAGTTGGGCGTGAGGAAAGGTGCATGGACCGAAGAAGAAGATTTTCTTTTGAGAAAATGCATTCAAAAATACGGTGAAGGAAAGTGGCATCTTGTTCCTGTTAGATCTG GTTTAAATAGATGCAGGAAGAGTTGCAGATTAAGGTGGCTGAATTATCTAAGGCCAAATATAAAGAGAGGTGACTTCTCTTCTGATGAAGTTGATCTCATTTTGAGGCTTCATAAGCTTCTAGGCAACAG ATGGTCACTTATTGCTGGTAGACTTCCAGGAAGGACAGCAAACGATGTGAAAAATTGCTGGAACACTCGCCTTCTCAGGAAGTTAAATATTGCTCCTCAGAAACAAGAGAGAAAGTGCAAAACTATTCATGAAAACGCCATAATAAAACCTCAACCTCGGAAACTTTCAACCACCAAGAAGTTGAATTTTTCTTGGTGCAACAATAAAAGTATCGGAAATGAAGAAGCATCGACAGACAACGACATCCAATGGTGGGCAAATATAATGGAAAATTGCAATGAAATTGAAGAAGAAGCAGCAACTAAAAGAACACCAAGTTTGTTGCAAGAAGGACAAAGTGATGGTTGGGATGAATTTCCTGTGGATGACATATGGAATCTACTTAATTAG